A genomic region of Barnesiella viscericola DSM 18177 contains the following coding sequences:
- a CDS encoding GDSL-type esterase/lipase family protein — MKKNVLLLLFFSFFLLQQAFPAENIDIPGDGKLSDVNILYVGRWDRSNPNLYHSYWTGAYLRVDFTGRNIGILLQSGTNLVVSIDGEDLRSINATSGLTRLNEVELSDGRHSLLVGAAGQNEELTFLGLSLDEGAVTYRAQGKFLIEYIGDSITATGGEDDQSAANYAWYTAEGLNCDHTQIAFSGLALTTGYGCLEEKIGLDSLYFCLKNYNHIDERPIQPWDFSYTPNMIVINLGTNDKCGSATDAVMKSSMFNFLSRLRNTYPQTTLVVMEPFNGSYSGPIESAVEKCKTLGDNNIQFVKTEGWLTEEDYKDGTHPNLSGRDKIVHNLMPYLKPLLPSDIKNVKKNDLSFSYDINSHKIIVHSLDEIKNILLYNSMGMLVYNNSISSDSCEIDLSGYMKGYYILRVQTSNNELVTYKVLKG, encoded by the coding sequence ATGAAAAAAAACGTATTGCTACTGTTGTTCTTTTCTTTCTTTCTTTTACAGCAAGCCTTCCCGGCTGAAAATATAGACATTCCCGGAGATGGCAAACTATCTGATGTTAATATTCTATATGTAGGCCGTTGGGACAGAAGCAATCCCAACCTCTATCACAGTTATTGGACCGGTGCCTATCTAAGGGTCGACTTTACAGGTAGAAACATAGGGATACTGTTACAATCCGGAACCAACCTGGTCGTTTCCATCGACGGAGAAGACTTGCGCTCGATAAATGCCACAAGTGGCCTAACCAGGCTGAATGAAGTAGAGCTGTCAGATGGAAGACATTCCCTATTGGTTGGAGCCGCCGGACAGAATGAAGAATTAACCTTCCTGGGATTAAGTTTGGACGAAGGAGCCGTAACCTATCGTGCTCAGGGCAAATTTCTGATTGAATACATCGGAGACTCTATTACCGCAACAGGGGGAGAAGACGACCAATCGGCAGCCAATTATGCCTGGTACACAGCCGAGGGATTAAATTGTGACCACACCCAAATAGCATTCAGTGGATTGGCTTTGACTACCGGATACGGTTGCTTGGAAGAAAAAATAGGTCTCGATTCGCTGTACTTCTGCTTGAAAAACTATAATCACATCGATGAACGGCCCATTCAACCATGGGATTTCAGTTATACCCCCAACATGATTGTAATCAATTTAGGGACAAATGACAAATGCGGATCAGCCACAGATGCAGTCATGAAATCGAGTATGTTCAACTTTTTGAGCCGATTGAGAAACACCTATCCCCAAACCACGTTGGTTGTCATGGAACCTTTCAACGGCTCTTATTCCGGCCCTATCGAATCGGCCGTTGAAAAGTGTAAAACATTGGGAGACAACAATATCCAATTTGTAAAAACAGAAGGTTGGTTGACCGAAGAAGATTATAAAGACGGGACGCACCCCAATCTATCCGGTCGAGACAAAATTGTTCATAATCTCATGCCCTATTTGAAACCTCTATTGCCTTCCGACATAAAAAACGTAAAGAAGAACGACCTGAGTTTTTCTTATGACATAAACAGTCATAAAATAATCGTTCATTCATTGGACGAAATAAAAAACATCTTGCTCTACAACAGTATGGGCATGCTGGTGTATAACAACAGCATCTCGTCCGACAGTTGTGAAATAGATTTGAGCGGATATATGAAAGGATATTATATATTGCGGGTACAGACATCTAATAACGAATTGGTTACCTATAAAGTCTTGAAAGGATAA
- a CDS encoding glycoside hydrolase family 95 protein, which translates to MKNKIIILLCLLFCTSYVSAENVALWFDSPANQWMQSLPVGNGRLGAMIFGGVDTEKLALNESSMWAGQYAPEQEKSFGKAKLQELRELFFQGKLVEGNQMCHEYLTSDNHSFGTHLPVGDLNIQFLYPVEGSYTNYKRVLDLDKGLHTVSYTLGNVTYTRECFASNPDDVLVMHVTANKKSSVSVEISLNLLRQPSKVRTLDNQLIFNGQALSKNSKGGVWFEGRVTVSAIGGNVQTKENKIAVSNADELILRIDIRTDYKNPGYKGLCKKTVKAAEKKSYEKIKKQHIADFSALFNRVSLSLGDKRDAYQLPTSVRLKQYRENPAEDPAFVALFFQYARYLLISSSRENSPLPIALQGFFNDNLACNMAWTNDYHLDINTQQNYWLSNVGNLSECNAPLFKYIQELSVYGQRTAQNVYGCKGWTAHTVANIWGYTSPSNGIGYGLFPTASSWLASHLWTEYEYTQDRKFLKDTAYPLLKGNAEFLLDYMVEDPSGKYLLTGPSISPENSFVYNNTALSASMMPTCDRVLAYEILNSTLQSARILNVDIDFQNDIENALQKLPPIRLMANGGIREWLEDYQEAIPNHRHTTHLLSLYPFNQISLDYTPELAKGALTTIENRLSAPDWEDVEWSRANMICYYARLHKNQEAYNSINILLEKLIRDNLFSVSPVGIAGAATDIFAIDGNQAAAAGIAEMLIQSQNGYIELLPCLPEQWNKGACAGLCIRGGGQVDFSWDRQGVKAATIHAKNDYPYRIKLPKENRYEILLNQKRINMVPDKHGLISISMNQGDTLNLIRL; encoded by the coding sequence ATGAAAAACAAGATCATTATACTCCTGTGTCTGCTTTTCTGCACGTCTTACGTATCAGCCGAAAATGTAGCCCTCTGGTTCGATTCACCGGCCAATCAATGGATGCAGTCTTTGCCTGTGGGGAACGGACGCCTGGGTGCAATGATTTTTGGTGGTGTTGACACAGAAAAATTGGCGCTGAATGAGTCAAGCATGTGGGCAGGCCAATATGCCCCCGAACAGGAAAAATCTTTCGGGAAAGCCAAACTTCAAGAACTGAGAGAACTGTTTTTCCAAGGAAAACTCGTCGAAGGGAATCAGATGTGCCACGAATATTTAACAAGCGACAATCACTCGTTTGGTACCCATCTCCCTGTTGGAGACCTGAATATACAATTCCTCTATCCCGTAGAGGGCTCTTACACGAACTACAAGCGGGTTTTGGATCTTGACAAGGGGCTGCACACGGTCTCATATACCTTAGGGAATGTGACCTATACCAGAGAATGCTTTGCCTCCAATCCCGATGATGTATTGGTTATGCATGTGACGGCAAATAAGAAAAGTTCCGTTTCGGTTGAAATTTCCTTAAACCTGCTCCGACAGCCATCGAAAGTGAGAACACTAGACAATCAATTGATATTCAATGGTCAGGCATTATCCAAAAACTCCAAGGGAGGTGTCTGGTTCGAAGGCAGAGTAACCGTGTCGGCAATAGGAGGCAACGTGCAAACGAAAGAGAACAAAATAGCGGTGAGCAATGCCGATGAATTAATTTTAAGAATTGATATTCGCACCGACTACAAAAACCCCGGCTACAAGGGCCTCTGCAAAAAGACCGTAAAAGCAGCCGAGAAAAAATCGTATGAGAAGATAAAGAAACAGCACATCGCCGATTTTTCGGCACTCTTCAACCGCGTAAGTTTGAGCCTGGGCGACAAGCGTGACGCTTATCAACTCCCCACATCGGTACGGTTGAAACAATATAGAGAAAATCCGGCAGAGGATCCCGCTTTCGTAGCCTTGTTCTTTCAATACGCTCGTTACCTGTTAATCTCCTCTTCCCGAGAAAACTCGCCATTGCCAATCGCTCTACAAGGGTTTTTCAATGACAATCTCGCCTGTAACATGGCTTGGACCAACGACTATCACTTGGACATCAACACCCAGCAAAATTACTGGCTATCCAATGTCGGAAATCTGTCGGAATGTAACGCTCCGCTATTCAAATATATTCAAGAGCTGTCGGTCTATGGACAAAGAACGGCACAAAACGTATACGGCTGTAAGGGCTGGACCGCTCATACGGTAGCCAACATATGGGGATATACCTCTCCATCAAACGGCATAGGGTATGGACTGTTCCCGACCGCATCTTCCTGGCTGGCCAGCCATTTATGGACCGAATACGAATATACCCAAGACCGGAAATTCCTTAAAGATACGGCTTACCCTCTTTTAAAAGGGAATGCTGAATTTTTACTGGATTATATGGTGGAAGACCCCTCCGGGAAATATCTGTTGACCGGTCCCAGCATATCTCCTGAAAATTCATTTGTATACAACAACACGGCGCTATCCGCCTCCATGATGCCTACATGCGACAGAGTATTGGCGTATGAGATTCTAAACTCTACCCTGCAATCGGCCCGAATATTAAATGTAGACATTGATTTTCAGAATGATATAGAAAATGCGCTGCAAAAACTGCCCCCTATACGGTTGATGGCTAATGGCGGTATTCGTGAATGGTTAGAAGACTATCAAGAAGCAATCCCAAATCACAGGCACACCACTCACCTGCTCTCTTTGTATCCATTCAACCAAATCAGTCTGGACTATACTCCTGAATTGGCGAAGGGAGCCTTGACTACGATTGAAAATCGGCTGTCTGCGCCCGATTGGGAAGATGTGGAATGGAGCAGAGCAAATATGATTTGCTACTATGCCCGACTGCACAAGAATCAAGAAGCCTATAACAGCATCAATATTCTATTGGAGAAACTGATTCGCGACAACTTATTCTCGGTTTCACCCGTCGGGATAGCGGGAGCCGCGACCGACATATTTGCCATTGACGGGAATCAAGCTGCGGCAGCCGGTATTGCAGAGATGCTGATACAGAGTCAAAACGGCTATATCGAACTACTGCCATGCCTCCCCGAACAGTGGAACAAGGGGGCATGTGCGGGCCTCTGTATAAGAGGCGGCGGGCAAGTCGATTTTTCCTGGGACAGACAAGGTGTAAAAGCGGCAACTATACATGCAAAGAACGATTATCCTTATCGTATTAAATTGCCCAAAGAGAATCGATACGAAATCCTCCTTAATCAAAAACGTATCAACATGGTTCCCGACAAACATGGACTGATAAGCATATCCATGAATCAAGGAGATACCCTAAATCTGATTAGACTTTAA
- a CDS encoding CPBP family intramembrane glutamic endopeptidase → MKITEYIRHSSVGVKLIVLLILILCGVFVIAIPMLFVQGEYALLTGMYLQNIGMFILPAWFAAMLFWGNAGRGLRLNKAPRLLELLCIVILYFVATPMFNRLVEWNESINLPEAFASIEAWMRQQEEAAATVTEQLMQIHSLPHFLAVVLGIGVLTGMGEEMVFRGILQQVVQGESRRAHVAVWTCAFLFSAIHLQFYGFFPRLLLGAFFGYLLVWSGNLWLPIFGHLFNNSMVACISYFTGNDSHNTLEALGTTQSSTAWLAWVSLVATVLLLYLFYKKVFTASAKIKGISSDGR, encoded by the coding sequence ATGAAAATTACCGAATATATCCGCCATTCGTCGGTGGGTGTGAAACTCATCGTGCTACTGATATTGATTCTGTGCGGCGTGTTTGTCATCGCCATTCCCATGCTTTTTGTGCAGGGTGAGTATGCGCTACTGACAGGCATGTACCTGCAAAATATCGGTATGTTCATCTTGCCGGCCTGGTTCGCAGCCATGCTGTTTTGGGGCAACGCCGGACGGGGTCTGCGTCTGAACAAGGCCCCTCGCCTGCTCGAACTGCTGTGTATCGTGATACTCTATTTCGTGGCTACCCCCATGTTCAACCGCTTGGTAGAGTGGAACGAGTCCATCAACTTGCCCGAAGCATTCGCCTCTATCGAAGCCTGGATGCGTCAACAGGAGGAGGCAGCAGCTACGGTAACCGAGCAGTTGATGCAAATACACTCACTACCCCATTTCCTGGCTGTCGTCCTGGGTATCGGTGTTCTCACCGGCATGGGCGAGGAGATGGTGTTCCGGGGCATACTCCAACAGGTGGTTCAGGGTGAAAGCCGTCGAGCTCATGTAGCCGTATGGACCTGTGCCTTCCTGTTCAGTGCCATACACTTGCAATTCTACGGATTCTTCCCCCGACTGCTGCTGGGGGCCTTTTTCGGTTATCTGCTGGTGTGGAGCGGCAACCTGTGGCTCCCCATCTTCGGGCATCTGTTCAACAACAGCATGGTGGCCTGCATCTCCTATTTTACCGGGAATGACTCGCACAACACGTTGGAGGCATTGGGCACGACACAATCCTCCACGGCTTGGCTGGCGTGGGTAAGCCTTGTAGCAACCGTCCTCCTGCTCTATCTATTCTATAAGAAGGTATTTACAGCTTCCGCCAAAATCAAAGGAATTTCTTCCGATGGAAGATAA
- the lptB gene encoding LPS export ABC transporter ATP-binding protein gives MVLRTEDLVKKYRQRTVVNHVSIDVTQGEIVGLLGPNGAGKTTTFYMTTGLITPNQGHIYLNDLDITDYPVYKRAQIGIGYLAQEASVFRKLSVEDNIRCVLEMTPTTKEYQRDKLESLIAEFRLQKVRKNLGDQLSGGERRRTEIARCLAISPKFIMLDEPFAGVDPIAVEDIQSIVYKLKEKNIGILITDHNAPETLSITDRAYLLFEGKILFQGTSEELAENPIVREKYLGRNFIFHRKKFL, from the coding sequence ATGGTGTTGCGGACCGAGGACTTGGTGAAAAAGTATCGTCAACGCACGGTGGTCAATCATGTGTCGATCGATGTGACACAGGGTGAAATCGTGGGACTGCTGGGCCCGAACGGCGCCGGGAAGACAACCACGTTTTATATGACCACTGGGTTGATTACTCCCAACCAGGGACATATTTATCTCAACGACCTCGATATTACCGATTATCCCGTGTACAAGCGGGCTCAAATCGGTATCGGATATTTGGCCCAGGAGGCATCGGTATTCCGCAAGCTATCGGTCGAGGATAACATTCGTTGTGTGCTCGAAATGACCCCCACGACCAAAGAGTATCAGCGCGACAAACTGGAAAGTCTCATTGCCGAGTTCCGCTTGCAGAAGGTCCGCAAGAATCTGGGCGACCAGTTGTCGGGTGGTGAGCGGCGACGTACCGAGATTGCTCGCTGTCTGGCCATCAGTCCCAAGTTCATCATGCTCGACGAACCCTTTGCCGGTGTCGACCCGATTGCCGTAGAGGACATTCAGTCGATTGTGTATAAATTAAAGGAGAAGAATATCGGTATTCTCATTACCGACCACAATGCACCCGAGACATTGAGTATTACCGACCGGGCTTATCTGTTGTTCGAGGGGAAAATCCTGTTTCAGGGAACCTCCGAAGAGTTGGCCGAGAATCCCATCGTGCGGGAGAAATACTTAGGTCGTAACTTTATCTTCCATCGGAAGAAATTCCTTTGA
- a CDS encoding MlaE family ABC transporter permease has product MDDSLRKFGDYVLLMRRVFTRPDRWREFFKRYIAEIYKLGIDSIPIVITISVFIGAVIAIQMQKNVVSPLIPAYAVGLATRDVILLEFSSSILCLILAGKVGSNIASEIGTMRVTEQIDALEIMGVNSANLLILPKIAAMVSFIPVLVVFSMASGITGGYLIAQFTDIISVSKYIYGLQSFFVEYYIWQAIFKALFFAFVISSVASYYGYRVKGGALEVGQASTDSVVVSSVIVLLLDVILTQILF; this is encoded by the coding sequence ATAGACGATTCATTACGGAAATTCGGGGATTACGTCCTGCTGATGAGGCGGGTCTTCACCCGGCCCGACCGCTGGCGGGAATTTTTCAAACGATACATAGCCGAAATCTATAAACTGGGTATCGACTCCATTCCCATCGTAATCACCATCTCGGTCTTTATCGGTGCGGTTATCGCCATACAGATGCAGAAGAACGTAGTCTCTCCCCTTATACCGGCCTATGCCGTAGGACTGGCTACCCGCGACGTGATTCTGTTGGAATTCTCCTCCTCGATACTCTGTCTGATATTGGCCGGTAAGGTGGGCTCGAACATCGCCTCCGAGATAGGCACCATGCGGGTGACCGAACAGATTGACGCTCTCGAAATCATGGGGGTCAACTCGGCCAACCTGCTTATCCTTCCCAAGATTGCTGCCATGGTCTCCTTCATTCCAGTACTGGTCGTTTTCAGTATGGCGAGCGGCATCACGGGAGGTTACCTCATAGCCCAGTTCACCGACATCATTTCGGTCTCGAAATACATCTACGGTCTGCAAAGTTTCTTTGTCGAGTACTACATCTGGCAAGCCATCTTCAAGGCTCTGTTCTTCGCCTTCGTCATCAGCAGTGTGGCCTCGTACTACGGCTACCGGGTAAAAGGCGGAGCCCTCGAAGTGGGTCAAGCCAGTACCGATTCGGTGGTAGTCAGCAGCGTAATCGTGTTGCTGCTCGATGTAATCCTCACTCAAATCCTGTTCTGA
- a CDS encoding ABC transporter ATP-binding protein: MITVNNVYKLFDGKEILHDVSAKFYSGKTNLIIGQSGSGKTVLMKCIVGLLRPDKGQICYDGRDVMAMTQAQTKALRNEIGMLFQGSALFDSETVLGNVMFPLRMFTHDSYAACKKRAEFCLERVNLKGVNDLYPSEISGGMQKRVAIARAIALNPKYLFCDEPNSGLDPKTSILIDELLSDITREYNMTTIINTHDMNSVIGIGENIVFINKGYREWVGNKNKIFTSSNEALNDFVFATRLFKEVKGYMIEEYRKQEATEEK, translated from the coding sequence ATGATAACGGTAAACAACGTATATAAGCTGTTTGACGGAAAAGAGATTCTGCACGATGTTTCCGCCAAATTCTATTCCGGCAAAACCAATCTGATTATCGGGCAAAGCGGCTCGGGTAAAACCGTATTGATGAAATGTATCGTGGGGCTGTTACGCCCCGACAAGGGACAAATCTGTTACGACGGCCGCGACGTCATGGCCATGACACAAGCCCAGACAAAGGCTCTGCGCAACGAAATCGGTATGCTGTTCCAAGGGTCGGCCCTGTTCGACTCGGAGACAGTCCTGGGGAACGTCATGTTCCCCCTGCGCATGTTCACCCATGACAGCTACGCAGCCTGCAAGAAACGGGCCGAATTCTGCCTGGAACGAGTAAATCTGAAAGGGGTTAACGACCTCTATCCTTCGGAAATTAGTGGAGGTATGCAGAAACGGGTTGCCATCGCGAGAGCCATCGCCCTGAATCCCAAATACCTGTTTTGCGACGAACCCAACTCGGGACTTGACCCCAAAACTTCAATTCTTATCGACGAATTGTTGAGCGACATCACCCGCGAGTACAACATGACGACCATCATCAACACTCACGACATGAACTCGGTAATCGGCATCGGCGAGAATATTGTCTTTATCAACAAGGGCTACCGGGAATGGGTAGGTAACAAGAACAAGATTTTCACCTCGTCGAACGAGGCTTTGAACGATTTCGTCTTTGCCACCCGCCTCTTCAAGGAGGTCAAAGGCTACATGATTGAAGAGTACCGCAAGCAAGAGGCTACGGAAGAAAAATAA
- a CDS encoding MIP/aquaporin family protein — translation MDDVVFTKSLFEFIGTAILVLFGDGVVASNILKKSKGENGGWVVVTIAWGLAVMLGVFISGPYSGAHLNPAVTLGLAAAGTFSWSLVVPYIVAQMLGGFTGAVLVYLYYKDHYDATDDPAAKLATFCTAPAIRNYGRNLFSEIVGTFMLVFVILALSIDGNTFEVGMGALGAFPVAMLIIALGMSLGGTTGYAINPARDLAPRIAHAILPIKGKGTNDWGYSWVPVAGPIIGGFIAAALYCLIYC, via the coding sequence ATGGATGATGTCGTATTTACCAAAAGTCTCTTCGAGTTTATCGGGACGGCCATACTGGTATTGTTTGGCGATGGGGTGGTCGCCTCGAATATCCTGAAAAAGTCGAAAGGTGAGAACGGCGGTTGGGTTGTCGTGACAATAGCCTGGGGGCTTGCCGTCATGCTCGGGGTCTTCATCTCGGGGCCCTATTCGGGCGCTCATCTCAATCCGGCTGTTACTCTGGGTCTGGCTGCTGCCGGGACATTCAGTTGGAGCCTGGTCGTTCCTTACATCGTGGCACAGATGCTCGGTGGTTTTACGGGGGCAGTATTGGTTTATCTTTATTACAAGGACCACTATGACGCTACCGATGACCCTGCGGCCAAGCTGGCTACATTCTGTACGGCTCCTGCTATCCGCAACTATGGACGCAATTTGTTCAGCGAAATCGTAGGGACTTTTATGCTGGTATTTGTCATTCTCGCCCTCTCTATCGACGGAAATACTTTCGAGGTAGGTATGGGCGCTTTGGGGGCATTCCCGGTGGCCATGCTGATTATTGCATTGGGTATGTCGCTGGGTGGAACGACGGGGTATGCCATCAACCCGGCTCGGGATCTGGCTCCGCGCATCGCTCACGCCATTTTGCCGATTAAGGGGAAAGGTACCAACGACTGGGGATACTCTTGGGTGCCTGTGGCAGGTCCTATTATCGGTGGATTCATTGCCGCAGCACTCTATTGCCTGATTTACTGCTAA
- a CDS encoding leucine-rich repeat domain-containing protein: protein MKRVFLMCVVVLGSAGLLFAQKSNQKEVKQLQNFLQQTSAKGDANYVRLGITNINNPSTWKGVTWSDGRAISIEWSDKELAGELDLAGFTALQKVDCSRNQLTGIEVSGCTALNTLNVSRNKLSALNIDNCPALIKLDCYKNRLTDLSLSGLPGLKNLNCSNNLFVELNVNGAQQLQSLNVQGCHLESLMVDSCENLKNLYCGYNKLTNLNLFGTVSLSNLNIDDNEIVNMVISKLPSLSSFVCSDNNMTTLGVLNCTSLTDLVCSYNNLTTLNLDGSNNLYFVDCSYNDLTTLDLSNRTMLQRVICNNNQLNMLDVSFCPNLVYINCRYNQLIDLRTIGDSNLRMIACQWNY, encoded by the coding sequence ATGAAAAGAGTTTTCCTTATGTGTGTCGTCGTGCTGGGAAGCGCGGGGCTCTTGTTCGCTCAAAAAAGCAATCAAAAGGAGGTCAAGCAACTGCAAAACTTCTTGCAACAGACTTCGGCCAAAGGTGATGCCAACTATGTTCGATTGGGAATCACCAATATCAACAATCCCTCTACCTGGAAAGGTGTGACTTGGAGTGACGGCAGGGCCATCTCAATCGAGTGGTCGGACAAGGAGTTGGCCGGAGAACTGGACCTGGCGGGCTTTACCGCATTGCAAAAGGTAGACTGTTCGCGCAACCAACTCACGGGTATCGAGGTGTCGGGGTGTACGGCGCTCAACACGTTGAATGTGAGCCGTAACAAACTTTCGGCATTGAATATCGACAACTGTCCGGCCCTGATCAAACTCGACTGCTATAAAAACCGGTTGACCGATTTGTCGCTGTCGGGGTTACCGGGATTGAAAAACTTGAATTGTTCCAACAACCTTTTTGTCGAACTCAATGTAAATGGAGCCCAGCAGTTGCAAAGCCTGAACGTGCAGGGGTGCCACCTCGAATCGTTGATGGTCGACAGTTGTGAGAATCTGAAAAATCTCTATTGCGGTTATAACAAACTCACCAATTTGAATCTCTTTGGTACGGTGAGCCTGTCGAACTTGAATATCGACGACAACGAGATTGTCAACATGGTTATCTCCAAGCTGCCTTCACTCTCGTCATTCGTGTGCAGCGACAACAACATGACCACTTTGGGGGTGCTCAACTGTACGTCGCTGACCGATTTGGTCTGCTCCTACAACAATCTCACCACCTTGAATCTCGACGGGAGCAACAATCTCTATTTTGTCGATTGCTCCTACAACGACCTTACTACGCTTGATTTGAGTAACCGCACCATGCTGCAACGGGTTATCTGCAACAATAATCAATTGAATATGCTCGACGTATCCTTTTGTCCCAATCTAGTCTACATCAACTGCCGGTACAACCAACTGATTGATTTGCGCACCATAGGTGACAGCAACCTGCGCATGATTGCCTGTCAGTGGAATTACTGA
- a CDS encoding CvfB family protein, giving the protein MLQIGKFNTLQVVKTVDFGVYLDGGEKGEILLPRKFLPEQPCVEGDELSVFVYYDSEDRLIATTRKPYVQVGEFARLQVKSVTKVGAFLDWGVEAKDLLVPFREQNGEMQHGRYYVVYVYLDFATGRIVASAKLNKFLDNVPPEYTPNQQVDILVVQETQLGFKVIINNLHWGIIYHNEIFRPISIGEHLQAYIKQVREDERIDVSLQPSGYENRIDPLSERILQRLEEAGGRLPLSDKSPADEIARYFQCSKKSFKKAIGALYKARRIVIGETEICKS; this is encoded by the coding sequence ATGTTGCAAATCGGAAAATTCAATACACTCCAAGTCGTCAAGACGGTCGATTTTGGCGTTTACCTCGACGGAGGGGAAAAAGGTGAAATCCTGTTACCTCGTAAATTTCTCCCCGAACAGCCGTGTGTCGAGGGCGATGAACTGTCGGTCTTTGTCTATTACGATTCGGAAGACCGCCTGATTGCTACCACACGCAAGCCTTATGTGCAGGTGGGTGAGTTTGCCCGCTTGCAGGTCAAGTCGGTGACGAAGGTGGGGGCCTTTCTCGATTGGGGTGTAGAGGCCAAGGACTTGTTGGTCCCCTTTCGTGAGCAGAATGGCGAAATGCAGCATGGCCGGTATTATGTGGTGTATGTCTATCTCGATTTTGCTACGGGGCGTATTGTCGCCTCGGCCAAATTGAACAAGTTTCTCGACAATGTCCCCCCCGAATATACCCCCAACCAACAGGTCGATATTCTGGTCGTACAGGAGACTCAGCTCGGCTTCAAGGTGATTATCAATAACCTGCATTGGGGCATTATCTATCACAACGAGATATTTCGCCCGATAAGCATTGGGGAGCATTTGCAGGCATATATCAAGCAGGTGAGGGAGGACGAACGGATAGATGTGTCGTTGCAGCCGAGTGGTTATGAAAACCGGATAGACCCGTTGAGCGAACGTATCTTGCAGCGGTTGGAGGAGGCCGGCGGCCGTTTACCTCTCTCTGACAAATCGCCTGCCGACGAGATTGCCCGTTATTTCCAATGCAGCAAAAAGAGTTTCAAAAAGGCGATAGGGGCCCTCTATAAAGCTCGCCGCATCGTTATCGGCGAGACCGAGATTTGCAAGTCCTGA
- a CDS encoding DUF3298 and DUF4163 domain-containing protein: MKKVLFLSIIALTSCLYSCQSKSSRSTDTTTDSITVKEVTIKETYHLSGDTAKPACRIAFAIDVPVKYQQESDGIQLQKILTPLIFGDEYAPDSLFESSAQKAVASHIAAYKELEPEFEKELKENEASYSFEWEFDYTLSTVYNHDNLLCYGLSTSEYTGGAHGMYADFYYTIDLSNWHRVVLDDIFRPKSLDQVNRVLLDQLLKSLNLSTPDSLLELGFFDTENITANENFYLTDKGICWVFNPYEIACYATGQVHIEVPFKEIEMYMLPESPVRRLIK, encoded by the coding sequence ATGAAAAAGGTATTATTCCTGAGTATAATCGCCTTGACAAGCTGCTTATACTCCTGCCAATCCAAGAGCAGTCGTTCGACCGACACCACTACCGATTCGATTACGGTAAAGGAAGTGACTATTAAAGAGACCTATCACCTCTCGGGCGACACGGCCAAGCCAGCCTGCCGCATCGCTTTTGCGATTGACGTACCCGTGAAATACCAGCAGGAGAGCGACGGCATTCAATTGCAAAAGATACTTACCCCCCTGATATTCGGCGACGAATATGCCCCCGATTCGCTGTTTGAAAGTTCGGCTCAAAAAGCAGTAGCTTCGCATATCGCAGCCTATAAAGAGCTTGAACCCGAATTTGAGAAAGAATTAAAAGAAAACGAAGCCTCCTACTCGTTCGAATGGGAGTTTGACTATACCCTCTCAACAGTCTACAATCACGACAACCTTTTGTGTTACGGACTATCAACCTCGGAATATACGGGTGGAGCCCATGGCATGTACGCCGATTTTTATTACACCATAGACCTTTCGAACTGGCACCGCGTCGTACTCGACGATATTTTCCGCCCCAAATCGCTCGATCAGGTAAATCGCGTGCTGCTGGACCAACTGCTGAAAAGTCTGAATCTGTCGACTCCCGACTCTCTGCTCGAACTGGGATTCTTCGATACCGAGAACATCACGGCTAACGAAAATTTCTACCTTACCGACAAAGGCATCTGCTGGGTATTCAACCCTTACGAGATTGCCTGCTATGCTACCGGGCAAGTGCACATCGAGGTTCCCTTCAAAGAGATTGAAATGTACATGCTCCCCGAGAGCCCTGTAAGACGATTGATTAAATAA